A single window of Anomaloglossus baeobatrachus isolate aAnoBae1 chromosome 9, aAnoBae1.hap1, whole genome shotgun sequence DNA harbors:
- the BBC3 gene encoding bcl-2-binding component 3, with amino-acid sequence MARPLHDGSTSEPVGNIQSEASRTFPPADVSACEASSSSTICEQNLPASRPTAPASRTLASACQRHPSPSENHCQDRLEMAEPSSTALERRHCSCPESFSTGETTAYGLRHTAHEHSRVGMDTDVSNQNDAQGDRPLAGEIPVEREIALRLRRIGDQMNDRYLQRRQNGQRQWWGPLRWHLTQIISEIVAALYNPLVDILPQN; translated from the exons ATGGCGAGACCACTTCATGATGGGAGTACCTCCGAACCCGTGGGAAATATCCAATCAGAAGCCAGCCGTACTTTCCCCCCTGCTGACGTCAGTGCCTGTGAAGCCTCTTCTTCTTCTACCATCTGTGAACAGAACTTACCAGCGAGCCGTCCCACTGCCCCCGCCTCCCGCACCTTAGCGTCCGCGTGCCAGCGGCACCCCTCCCCCAGTGAAAACCACTGCCAGGACAGGCTTGAAATGGCCGAACCTTCCTCGACCGCCCTTGAGCGGAGGCATTGCTCTTGCCCAGAATCCTTCAGTACTGGAGAAACCACTGCTTACG GTCTCAGGCATACGGCCCACGAACACTCCCGGGTGGGGATGGACACAGATGTTTCTAATCAGAATGACGCCCAAGGAGATCGCCCCTTGGCAGGAGAAATACCCGTAGAACGGGAGATCGCCCTACGCCTGCGCAGGATTGGGGACCAAATGAATGACCGGTATCTGCAAAGG AGGCAGAATGGACAGCGGCAGTGGTGGGGTCCTCTGCGTTGGCATCTCACACAAATCATCTCCGAGATTGTGGCTGCCTTGTACAATCCACTTGTAGACATTTTACCGCAGAACTAA